Proteins encoded by one window of Actinocorallia herbida:
- a CDS encoding FAD binding domain-containing protein, which translates to MAAVKPAPFTYRRAATLGEAVDLLAADPDAKVIAGGQSLVPMLNMRLARPGTLVDIGALSALDYVDVVAGRLEVGATATQADVAAHPLVRAHLPVLAAAIARIGHSQIRNRGTVCGSIAHHDPSAELPAVALALDAEILAFGPRGPVSYAAASFFTGTFDTALAADEIVTAVQFPLPAPATGWAFAEVARRSGDFALVGCVALLRTDAAGTVEEARLALFGVASTPVRLPEAEDLLTGRPATAEAFEEAARVAAEHLDPGSDSHASADYRREVAAHLVATTLADAFARTPAGSTADA; encoded by the coding sequence GTGGCGGCAGTGAAGCCCGCGCCGTTCACCTACCGCAGGGCCGCCACGCTCGGCGAGGCCGTCGACCTGCTGGCCGCCGACCCGGACGCCAAGGTCATCGCGGGCGGGCAGTCGCTCGTGCCGATGCTCAACATGCGGCTGGCCCGCCCCGGCACCCTCGTCGACATCGGCGCGCTCAGCGCCCTCGACTACGTCGACGTGGTGGCCGGGCGCCTCGAGGTCGGCGCCACCGCGACCCAGGCCGACGTGGCCGCGCACCCGCTGGTGCGGGCGCACCTGCCGGTGCTGGCCGCGGCGATCGCCCGGATCGGGCACTCCCAGATCCGCAACCGCGGCACCGTCTGCGGCAGCATCGCGCACCACGATCCGTCGGCCGAACTGCCCGCGGTAGCGCTCGCGCTGGACGCCGAGATCCTGGCGTTCGGGCCGCGGGGACCCGTCTCCTACGCGGCCGCGTCCTTCTTCACCGGGACGTTCGACACCGCCCTCGCGGCCGACGAGATCGTCACCGCCGTGCAGTTCCCGCTGCCCGCTCCGGCCACCGGCTGGGCCTTCGCGGAGGTGGCCCGGCGCAGCGGCGACTTCGCGCTCGTCGGCTGCGTCGCGCTCCTGCGCACGGACGCCGCCGGGACGGTGGAAGAGGCACGGCTCGCCCTGTTCGGCGTCGCCTCCACCCCCGTCCGGCTGCCCGAGGCCGAGGACCTGCTCACCGGCCGGCCCGCCACCGCCGAGGCGTTCGAGGAGGCCGCGCGCGTGGCCGCCGAGCACCTCGACCCCGGCTCCGACAGCCATGCCTCCGCCGACTACCGCCGTGAGGTCGCCGCCCACCTGGTCGCGACCACGCTGGCCGACGCGTTCGCCAGAACCCCAGCCGGGAGCACCGCCGATGCCTGA
- a CDS encoding ABC transporter ATP-binding protein, with protein MPQHRMTADLPAADPKNSAADGPATGASVHVHDVVRTFTRDGETVHALGPVSLDIEPGEFVALLGPSGCGKSTLLNIIGGLLPQTSGVVQVGGTDVDGVPDEVGMMFQKAVLLAWRTIRENVLLPIEISRGRKAAKAATPRADELLDLVGLGAFADKMPNELSGGMQQRAAICRMLIQDPGVLLLDEPFGALDEFTREHMNVELARICKLTGRTAVFVTHAISEAVFLADRVVVMSARPGRIAGIVDVDLIKPRDPEVMTSAPFQNYVREARDLLKIGYDAASSGTEEH; from the coding sequence ATGCCACAGCACCGAATGACCGCGGATCTGCCCGCGGCCGACCCGAAGAACTCCGCGGCCGACGGGCCCGCGACTGGGGCGTCCGTCCACGTCCACGACGTCGTCCGGACCTTCACGCGCGACGGGGAGACCGTCCACGCCCTCGGCCCGGTGTCCCTGGACATCGAGCCCGGGGAGTTCGTGGCCCTGCTCGGTCCCTCGGGATGCGGGAAGAGCACCCTTCTCAACATCATCGGCGGCCTCCTGCCGCAGACCTCGGGCGTCGTCCAGGTCGGCGGCACGGACGTCGACGGGGTGCCCGACGAGGTCGGGATGATGTTCCAGAAGGCGGTCCTGCTCGCCTGGCGCACGATCCGGGAGAACGTCCTGCTCCCGATCGAGATCTCCCGGGGCCGAAAGGCCGCCAAGGCCGCGACGCCCCGGGCGGACGAGCTGCTCGACCTCGTCGGCCTCGGCGCCTTCGCCGACAAGATGCCGAACGAGCTGTCCGGCGGCATGCAGCAGCGCGCGGCGATCTGCCGCATGCTCATCCAGGACCCCGGAGTCCTCCTGCTCGACGAGCCGTTCGGCGCGCTCGACGAGTTCACCCGCGAGCACATGAACGTGGAACTCGCGCGGATCTGCAAGCTGACCGGCCGCACCGCGGTGTTCGTCACCCACGCGATCAGCGAGGCGGTCTTCCTCGCCGACCGCGTCGTGGTGATGAGCGCCAGACCCGGTCGCATCGCCGGCATCGTCGACGTCGACCTGATCAAGCCGCGCGACCCGGAGGTGATGACCTCAGCTCCGTTCCAGAACTACGTCCGCGAGGCCCGCGACCTGCTGAAGATCGGCTACGACGCGGCCTCCTCCGGCACCGAGGAGCACTGA
- a CDS encoding xanthine dehydrogenase family protein molybdopterin-binding subunit, with translation MSAAPATGGTGLIGTSVLRKEDDALLRGRGRFLADLRLPGALEIAFVRSPHAHAEITRIDCAAARALPGVVAVYSWDDIRDTVSALFLEAEMRIPDQVREAIKPLSRLQPVPLLADGRVTCVGQAVVMVVAEDRYLAEDAVELVEVGYAPLPALVDPLDALAPDAPAVVPGTEDNLAISVEGRVGDVDAALAEAAFVVTERYRSHRYVASPMETRGVAVTLDPRDRSLTVFASTQTPHRLREVIAGTLRVDPDHVRVTAPDIGGGFGQKGVQYVEDVLVPYAAHRLGRAVRWIEDRTENLTSSSHAREQVHDITLAADADGRLLALRDDAVLNLGNANLTGLVVPYNTLTHVIGPYVIPALDLRVRGAVTTTMMATPYRGAGRPEAVFAMERAMDRLARKMGIEPHELRARNLVRPENMPHRTGLMYRDGTTQTYDSGNFPELLRRVVGHLKIDEIRERQRTGDVAPGKRLGVGLALYIEGTGLGPFESGSVTVLPTGRIRVATGASSQGQAHQTVFAQVAADALGVPIDRIDLREGDTGVIGHGVGTIASRSMVTAGNAIHLAALAVREQVLADASGLLGTAPEDLEIVDGIVRPVDEPEAGIDVAVLAARRAPLLVPGTSTGPGAVISETTFFKPPTVTVASAAHGAIVEVDERTGKTEILSYAIVHDCGRVVNPMVADGQVTGGVMQGIGGALYEEMEYGPDGQPRSVTYMDYLVPTAAEAPPYVLDHIETRSTLNPLGVKGLGEGGAIAPPAVIANAVEDALGPDHVHITRGPLTPSRVKDLLRAASSARH, from the coding sequence ATGAGCGCAGCCCCCGCGACCGGCGGGACCGGCCTGATCGGCACTTCCGTCCTGCGCAAGGAGGACGACGCGCTGTTGCGCGGCAGGGGCCGCTTCCTCGCCGACCTGCGGCTGCCCGGCGCCCTGGAGATCGCCTTCGTGCGGAGCCCGCACGCGCACGCCGAAATCACCCGGATCGACTGCGCGGCGGCCCGCGCGCTGCCCGGCGTCGTCGCCGTCTACTCCTGGGACGACATCCGCGACACCGTCTCGGCGCTGTTCCTCGAAGCCGAGATGCGCATCCCCGACCAGGTCCGCGAGGCGATCAAGCCGTTGTCCCGGCTCCAGCCCGTGCCGCTGCTCGCCGACGGCCGGGTCACCTGCGTCGGCCAGGCCGTGGTGATGGTCGTCGCCGAGGACAGGTACCTCGCCGAGGACGCGGTGGAGCTGGTCGAGGTCGGCTACGCGCCGCTGCCCGCGCTGGTCGACCCGCTGGACGCGCTCGCGCCGGACGCCCCCGCGGTGGTCCCGGGCACCGAGGACAACCTGGCCATCTCCGTCGAGGGCAGGGTCGGCGACGTGGACGCGGCGCTCGCCGAGGCCGCCTTCGTGGTGACCGAGCGGTACCGGTCGCACCGGTACGTCGCCTCGCCGATGGAGACCCGAGGGGTCGCGGTCACCCTCGACCCGCGCGACAGGTCCCTGACCGTCTTCGCCTCCACCCAGACGCCGCACCGGCTGCGCGAGGTCATCGCGGGCACCCTGCGGGTCGATCCCGACCACGTCCGGGTGACCGCGCCCGACATCGGCGGCGGCTTCGGCCAGAAGGGCGTCCAGTACGTCGAGGACGTGCTCGTGCCCTACGCCGCGCACCGCCTGGGCCGCGCGGTCCGCTGGATCGAGGACCGCACCGAGAACCTGACCTCCTCCTCGCACGCCCGCGAGCAGGTGCACGACATCACCCTCGCCGCCGACGCCGACGGGAGGCTCCTCGCGCTCCGCGACGACGCCGTGCTCAACCTCGGGAACGCCAACCTCACCGGGCTGGTCGTCCCCTACAACACGCTGACCCACGTCATCGGCCCGTATGTGATCCCCGCGCTGGACCTCCGTGTCCGCGGCGCGGTCACCACGACGATGATGGCGACGCCCTACCGCGGCGCCGGACGCCCCGAGGCGGTCTTCGCCATGGAACGGGCGATGGACAGGCTCGCCCGCAAGATGGGGATCGAGCCGCACGAACTGCGCGCCCGCAACCTCGTCCGGCCCGAGAACATGCCGCACCGCACCGGCCTCATGTACCGCGACGGGACGACGCAGACCTACGACTCGGGGAACTTCCCCGAGCTGCTGCGCCGCGTCGTCGGGCATCTGAAGATTGACGAGATCCGGGAGCGGCAGCGGACCGGGGACGTCGCGCCCGGCAAGCGGCTCGGCGTCGGCCTCGCCCTCTACATCGAGGGCACCGGCCTCGGCCCGTTCGAGAGCGGGTCGGTGACGGTCCTGCCGACCGGCCGGATCAGGGTCGCGACCGGCGCCAGCTCCCAGGGCCAGGCGCACCAGACGGTGTTCGCCCAGGTCGCCGCCGACGCGCTCGGCGTCCCGATCGACCGGATCGACCTGCGCGAGGGCGACACCGGCGTGATCGGCCACGGCGTCGGCACGATCGCGAGCCGGAGCATGGTCACCGCGGGCAACGCCATCCACCTGGCCGCGCTGGCGGTCCGCGAGCAGGTGCTCGCCGACGCGTCCGGGCTGCTCGGCACCGCGCCGGAGGACCTGGAGATCGTCGACGGGATCGTCCGCCCGGTCGACGAGCCGGAGGCCGGGATCGACGTCGCGGTCCTCGCCGCCCGCCGCGCCCCGCTGCTCGTCCCGGGCACCAGCACCGGCCCCGGCGCGGTGATCAGCGAGACCACCTTCTTCAAGCCGCCGACCGTGACCGTGGCCAGCGCCGCGCACGGCGCGATCGTCGAGGTGGACGAGCGGACCGGCAAGACCGAGATCCTCTCCTACGCGATCGTGCACGACTGCGGCCGGGTGGTGAACCCCATGGTCGCCGACGGCCAGGTCACCGGCGGCGTCATGCAGGGCATCGGCGGCGCCCTGTACGAGGAGATGGAGTACGGCCCCGACGGCCAGCCCCGTTCGGTCACCTACATGGACTACCTGGTCCCGACGGCCGCGGAGGCGCCGCCGTACGTGCTCGACCACATCGAGACCAGATCCACCCTCAACCCCCTCGGGGTGAAGGGCCTCGGCGAAGGCGGCGCGATCGCCCCGCCCGCCGTCATCGCCAACGCCGTCGAGGACGCGCTGGGGCCCGACCACGTCCACATCACCCGAGGCCCGCTCACCCCGAGCCGGGTCAAGGACCTTCTCCGCGCGGCGTCGTCCGCCCGGCACTGA
- a CDS encoding SRPBCC family protein, with translation MELQHSFTVPVPLAEAVDVLHDVTRLAPCMPGAVLEGFDGGEFTGRMSVKVGAITMSYRGKGSFLDGAADTVALRVEAAETKGAGAVSADVVCRLSDEAGATRVVVDTRVDISGRAAQFGRGVISEVGDKVVAAFAANIQAALTDGGQGAQAAAAAPRAVAAPAGRAPATPLAAAPPLDLGSVAGPVLARKAAPFAVVLGVLLAFLLGRRTAGYRLTRG, from the coding sequence ATGGAGCTTCAGCACTCCTTCACCGTGCCCGTCCCGCTCGCCGAGGCGGTGGACGTCCTGCACGACGTCACGCGGCTCGCCCCGTGCATGCCCGGCGCGGTCCTCGAAGGGTTCGACGGCGGCGAGTTCACCGGCCGGATGAGCGTCAAGGTCGGCGCGATCACCATGTCCTACCGGGGCAAGGGCAGCTTCCTGGACGGTGCCGCGGACACCGTGGCGCTGCGGGTGGAGGCCGCCGAGACCAAGGGCGCGGGGGCGGTCTCCGCGGACGTGGTGTGCAGGCTGAGCGACGAGGCGGGGGCGACCCGGGTCGTCGTGGACACCCGCGTCGACATCTCCGGACGCGCCGCGCAGTTCGGGCGCGGTGTCATCAGCGAGGTCGGCGACAAGGTGGTGGCGGCGTTCGCGGCCAACATCCAGGCGGCGCTCACCGACGGCGGGCAGGGCGCGCAGGCCGCCGCCGCGGCTCCCCGGGCGGTGGCCGCCCCCGCGGGACGGGCGCCGGCCACGCCGCTCGCGGCGGCTCCGCCGCTGGACCTCGGTTCGGTGGCCGGGCCCGTGCTGGCCAGGAAGGCCGCGCCCTTCGCGGTCGTGCTCGGCGTCCTGCTCGCGTTCCTGCTCGGCCGCCGCACCGCCGGATACCGGCTGACCCGCGGCTGA
- a CDS encoding MarR family winged helix-turn-helix transcriptional regulator, producing MTTELDENFRDEVDEIVDQWREQRPDVVPDAIGVFGRITRTYLTQRAILREVHERHGLTLAAFDVLANLRRSGAPHRKTAGELAESSLLTSGGITFRLDKMEADGLIRRSRSLEDRRVVYAELTELGLAKIDEVFAEHLAVEQGMLGLLEPAEIAQLSALLRKLGASVAQGARPADG from the coding sequence ATGACGACCGAGCTGGACGAGAACTTCCGCGACGAGGTCGACGAGATCGTCGATCAGTGGCGGGAGCAGCGCCCCGATGTCGTGCCCGACGCGATCGGCGTCTTCGGCCGGATCACCCGGACCTACCTCACCCAGCGCGCGATCCTGCGCGAGGTCCACGAGCGCCACGGCCTGACCCTCGCCGCCTTCGACGTGCTGGCCAACCTGCGCCGCTCCGGCGCCCCGCACCGCAAGACCGCCGGTGAACTGGCCGAGTCATCCCTGCTCACCTCGGGCGGGATCACCTTCCGGCTCGACAAGATGGAGGCCGACGGCCTGATCCGCCGCAGCCGCTCGCTGGAGGACCGCAGGGTCGTCTACGCCGAACTCACCGAACTCGGCCTCGCCAAGATCGACGAGGTGTTCGCCGAGCACCTCGCGGTCGAGCAGGGCATGCTCGGCCTGCTGGAACCCGCCGAGATCGCCCAGCTCTCGGCGCTGCTGCGCAAGCTCGGCGCCTCGGTCGCGCAGGGCGCCCGCCCCGCCGACGGCTGA
- a CDS encoding TetR/AcrR family transcriptional regulator — translation MDSGSGHEGRDGFLPPRQERSREVLRRVLASAEHVLGERGLADFTMAAVAADAGVSVGAIYRRFEGREPLLAAVKDLLLTRLEEGVAGRLRDARPDLAGVVDAFVRGYAESFAAGRRVFPDLLGGAPGTALAERGDEALRTTRALFRAAADPHVGEVVRADPETALTLAWQTITSAFIHRATMPDGIRDDLPWDVYAVHLRDMTLAYLTSPGGPPPAA, via the coding sequence ATGGATTCCGGCTCCGGGCACGAAGGGCGCGACGGGTTCCTGCCGCCGCGGCAGGAGCGCAGCCGTGAGGTACTGCGCCGGGTCCTGGCCTCGGCCGAGCACGTCCTCGGGGAGCGGGGCCTCGCCGACTTCACGATGGCCGCGGTCGCCGCGGACGCGGGGGTGTCCGTCGGCGCGATCTACCGCAGGTTCGAGGGGCGCGAACCCCTGCTCGCCGCGGTGAAGGACCTCCTGCTCACCCGGCTCGAGGAGGGCGTCGCCGGCCGGCTCAGGGACGCGCGGCCCGACCTCGCCGGCGTGGTCGACGCGTTCGTGCGGGGCTACGCCGAGTCCTTCGCGGCGGGCCGCCGGGTCTTCCCCGACCTCCTGGGCGGCGCTCCCGGCACGGCGCTCGCCGAGCGCGGCGACGAGGCGCTGCGCACCACCCGCGCCCTCTTCCGCGCCGCGGCGGACCCGCACGTCGGCGAGGTCGTCCGAGCCGACCCGGAGACGGCGCTCACCCTCGCCTGGCAGACGATCACCAGCGCGTTCATCCACCGCGCGACCATGCCCGACGGCATCCGCGACGACCTCCCCTGGGACGTCTACGCCGTCCACCTGCGCGACATGACGCTGGCCTACCTCACCAGCCCCGGCGGACCGCCGCCCGCGGCTTGA
- a CDS encoding MerR family transcriptional regulator, producing MTRLYSISEVSELFGVSVPTLRYYEDIGLLPSSARRGRVRHYDRAALERLAYAQLWRDDGMMTLADTMATMQARQAADRHERIAAQLAATRERIYRLERSARVLNHLLDCPRDHPLACPVTGAHIRARVDAILAGEEFTPEFPDTSPPPR from the coding sequence TTGACACGGCTGTACTCGATCAGTGAGGTGTCGGAGCTCTTCGGCGTCTCCGTGCCGACACTGCGCTACTACGAGGACATCGGGCTCCTGCCGTCCTCGGCGAGGCGCGGCAGGGTCAGGCACTACGACCGCGCCGCGCTGGAACGGCTGGCCTACGCCCAGCTCTGGCGCGACGACGGCATGATGACGCTCGCCGACACCATGGCGACCATGCAGGCCCGGCAGGCCGCCGACCGGCATGAGCGGATCGCCGCCCAGCTGGCGGCCACCCGCGAGCGGATCTACCGGCTGGAGCGGTCCGCCCGGGTGCTGAACCACCTGCTGGACTGCCCGCGTGACCATCCGCTGGCCTGCCCCGTCACCGGCGCCCACATCCGGGCCAGGGTCGACGCGATCCTTGCGGGCGAGGAGTTCACGCCGGAGTTCCCCGACACGTCCCCGCCCCCTCGCTGA
- a CDS encoding IclR family transcriptional regulator, which translates to MSVASPAAPVRDDRAAIDKAVSLLTSFGAQASTGVGVSELARRSGLSKSTAFRVLGMLERNGVVERTGKGYRLGERLHELGTSVYAPGQDHVRDLLIPFLTDLYGMTRETVHLAVLHGTEVVYLAKLYGHRNLPVPSRIGGRMPAHCTAVGKALLAYDEDAAEEALTAPLRRFTATTLADPGDLSLELRRVRQEGIAYDEGEAKPGLHCIAVPIMGRTGRPVAALSVAGAAGRLEAGAHASALRRVAAAASREVSRLRLVR; encoded by the coding sequence ATGTCCGTGGCTTCTCCGGCCGCCCCGGTCCGCGACGACCGTGCGGCGATCGACAAGGCGGTCAGCCTGCTCACGTCCTTCGGCGCGCAGGCCAGCACCGGAGTCGGCGTCAGCGAGCTCGCCCGGCGGTCCGGCCTCAGCAAGTCCACGGCCTTCCGCGTCCTCGGCATGCTGGAGCGCAACGGGGTCGTCGAGCGCACGGGCAAGGGCTACCGCCTCGGCGAACGGCTCCACGAGCTCGGCACCAGCGTCTACGCCCCGGGCCAGGACCACGTCCGGGACCTGCTCATCCCGTTCCTCACCGACCTGTACGGAATGACCCGCGAGACCGTCCACCTCGCGGTGCTGCACGGCACCGAGGTCGTCTACCTGGCCAAGCTCTACGGGCACCGGAACCTGCCCGTCCCGTCGCGGATCGGCGGCCGGATGCCCGCACACTGCACCGCCGTCGGCAAGGCCCTGCTCGCCTACGACGAGGACGCCGCAGAGGAGGCGCTGACCGCCCCGCTGCGCCGCTTCACCGCCACCACCCTCGCCGATCCGGGCGACCTCTCCCTTGAGCTGCGGCGGGTACGCCAGGAGGGCATCGCCTACGACGAGGGCGAGGCCAAGCCCGGCCTGCACTGCATCGCGGTGCCGATCATGGGCCGCACCGGCAGGCCCGTCGCCGCCCTGTCCGTCGCGGGCGCCGCGGGAAGGCTCGAGGCGGGCGCGCACGCCTCGGCCCTGCGCCGCGTCGCCGCCGCGGCCTCCCGCGAGGTCTCCCGGCTGCGCCTGGTCCGCTAG
- a CDS encoding ABC transporter substrate-binding protein, with protein MSKKLLASALAATAVFASACGGDDPATASGDVTVALPFASCLSWYPLYVAEDKGYFDEEGINASFEATDGSGGAVQATLTGKAELAAAAPNAYLSATSTGAGLQAFYALYQKSTFAVITPTGSGITDVAGLKGKTVGISAPGGGDVIYQEWLASRAGLTKDADYKQLAVGDGSSAATALKKGTVDAYAASFFDEEVIKGGDLDLTALHVADEPQLVDNFLVATNKWAAANGETVDKFGRALARGTEWGLANPDGVIEICGKHAPEETEDPAFAKVIYDRVSDLLTLPASAGGEYGHIDTEGFTAFAGQLADLKLIESADGAQAVTNDHVEAWNSSGK; from the coding sequence ATGTCGAAGAAGCTTCTGGCCTCCGCCCTCGCGGCCACGGCCGTGTTCGCTTCCGCCTGCGGCGGAGACGACCCGGCGACCGCGTCCGGCGACGTCACCGTCGCCCTTCCGTTCGCGAGCTGCCTGTCCTGGTACCCCCTCTACGTCGCCGAGGACAAGGGCTACTTCGACGAGGAGGGCATCAACGCCTCCTTCGAGGCGACCGACGGGTCCGGCGGCGCCGTCCAGGCGACGCTGACCGGCAAGGCCGAGCTCGCCGCGGCCGCGCCCAACGCCTACCTGTCGGCCACCTCCACCGGCGCGGGCCTCCAGGCCTTCTACGCGCTGTACCAGAAGAGCACCTTCGCGGTGATCACCCCGACCGGCTCGGGCATCACCGACGTCGCCGGCCTCAAGGGCAAGACCGTCGGCATCAGCGCCCCCGGCGGCGGCGACGTCATCTACCAGGAGTGGCTGGCCTCCCGGGCGGGCCTCACCAAGGACGCCGACTACAAGCAGCTCGCGGTCGGCGACGGCTCCTCGGCGGCCACCGCGCTGAAGAAGGGCACCGTCGACGCCTACGCCGCCTCGTTCTTCGACGAGGAGGTCATCAAGGGCGGCGACCTCGACTTGACCGCGCTGCACGTGGCCGACGAGCCCCAGCTCGTCGACAACTTCCTCGTCGCCACGAACAAGTGGGCCGCGGCCAACGGCGAGACCGTCGACAAGTTCGGCAGGGCGCTCGCGCGCGGCACCGAGTGGGGCCTCGCCAACCCCGACGGCGTCATCGAGATCTGCGGGAAGCACGCGCCCGAGGAGACCGAGGACCCGGCCTTCGCCAAGGTCATCTACGACCGGGTGAGCGACCTGCTGACGCTGCCCGCGAGCGCCGGGGGCGAGTACGGCCACATCGACACCGAGGGTTTCACGGCGTTCGCGGGGCAGCTCGCGGACCTGAAGCTCATCGAGTCCGCCGACGGCGCCCAGGCCGTCACCAACGACCACGTCGAAGCCTGGAATTCGAGCGGCAAGTAG
- a CDS encoding class I SAM-dependent methyltransferase, producing the protein MTAESEARAYYTPEIAKGVARFFEPRRTECVWCGSPDLEVRAVTPDIVQHKPGTFTLEGCRACGHVFQNPRLTGEGLDFYYRDTYDGLGEASTEFGFGLVAADYRRRARTLLRHAEQPKRWLDVGAGFGHFCKAAQRIWPDTEFSGLDQGAGILKGLARGWVAEAHRGSFTDLAPELAGRYDVISMHHYLEHTTEPFAEIAAAARALDPGGFLQIEVPDPECAFARLFGGRWFQWMQPQHLHMYPSGNLAKAVEDAGFEVVEVVGGKADLGHDFVFAALVVLNAFGPKPSRPWAKPTFRARVRHYAAVLAAIPAVAVAFVLDHTVRHLVPGHANAYRLIARRL; encoded by the coding sequence ATGACCGCAGAGTCCGAAGCCCGCGCCTATTACACGCCGGAGATCGCCAAGGGGGTCGCCAGGTTCTTCGAGCCCCGGCGCACCGAGTGCGTCTGGTGCGGCTCGCCCGACCTGGAGGTCCGCGCCGTCACGCCCGACATCGTCCAGCACAAGCCGGGCACCTTCACCCTCGAAGGGTGCCGCGCGTGCGGGCATGTCTTCCAGAATCCCCGGCTCACCGGAGAAGGACTCGACTTCTACTACCGGGACACCTATGACGGTCTCGGTGAGGCCTCGACGGAATTCGGATTCGGTCTCGTCGCCGCCGATTACCGGCGCCGCGCCCGGACCCTTCTGCGGCACGCCGAGCAGCCCAAGCGGTGGCTGGACGTCGGCGCGGGCTTCGGGCACTTCTGCAAGGCGGCGCAGCGCATCTGGCCGGACACCGAATTCTCCGGACTCGACCAGGGCGCGGGGATCCTCAAGGGCCTCGCCCGGGGCTGGGTCGCCGAGGCGCACCGGGGCTCGTTCACGGATCTCGCGCCGGAGCTCGCCGGGCGCTACGACGTGATCAGCATGCACCACTACCTGGAGCACACCACCGAGCCGTTCGCCGAGATCGCGGCGGCCGCCCGGGCGCTCGACCCCGGTGGATTCCTCCAGATCGAGGTCCCCGACCCCGAGTGCGCGTTCGCCAGGCTGTTCGGCGGCCGCTGGTTCCAGTGGATGCAGCCCCAGCACCTGCACATGTACCCGTCGGGCAACCTCGCCAAGGCCGTCGAGGACGCCGGGTTCGAGGTCGTCGAGGTGGTCGGGGGCAAGGCCGACCTCGGGCACGACTTCGTCTTCGCGGCGCTGGTCGTGCTCAACGCCTTCGGCCCGAAGCCGTCACGGCCCTGGGCGAAGCCGACCTTCCGGGCGCGGGTGCGGCACTACGCGGCGGTGCTCGCCGCGATTCCGGCCGTCGCGGTCGCGTTCGTGCTGGACCACACGGTCCGCCACCTCGTCCCCGGCCACGCCAACGCCTACCGGCTGATCGCCCGCCGCCTCTGA
- a CDS encoding (2Fe-2S)-binding protein: protein MPEITLHVNGREHRLDVPDRMLLTDALRDRLGLTGTHVGCEHGVCGACTVLMDDRPVRACLTLAVQAEGRRIRTVESVAPSEDALHPVQQAMRDCHGLQCGFCTPGIVMSLVALHERAEGAGTVAEEEIDETLSGHLCRCTGYRNITAAARRALGADTAPCEHAPEGADR, encoded by the coding sequence ATGCCTGAGATCACCCTTCACGTCAACGGCCGGGAGCACCGCCTCGACGTGCCCGACCGGATGCTGCTCACCGACGCGCTGCGCGACCGGCTCGGCCTGACCGGCACCCATGTCGGCTGCGAGCACGGCGTGTGCGGCGCCTGCACGGTGCTCATGGACGACAGGCCCGTGCGCGCCTGCCTGACCCTGGCCGTCCAGGCCGAGGGCCGCCGGATCCGCACCGTCGAGTCCGTCGCGCCGTCCGAGGACGCGCTGCACCCGGTGCAGCAGGCGATGCGCGACTGCCACGGCCTCCAGTGCGGCTTCTGCACCCCCGGCATCGTGATGAGCCTCGTCGCGCTGCACGAGCGGGCCGAGGGCGCCGGGACGGTGGCCGAGGAGGAGATCGACGAGACCCTGTCGGGCCACCTCTGCCGGTGCACCGGCTACCGCAACATCACCGCGGCCGCCCGCCGTGCGCTGGGCGCGGACACCGCCCCGTGCGAGCACGCCCCCGAAGGAGCCGACCGATGA